From Chromatiales bacterium, one genomic window encodes:
- a CDS encoding methylamine utilization protein MauE produces the protein MDPLLSLIIRMGLSVLFATAAVSKLRNRREFYAAMLAYQLLPPRWAINLADILPWAEGVIVVGLILDINAALPAAASLLLIYALAMAVNLGRGRRDLDCGCGGAPQPLSNWLVVRNLVLAGGALAAWYWPAAILAWNPVDALIVISAVALLTLIYISSHRFLANRSGSDRN, from the coding sequence ATGGACCCCTTACTCAGCCTGATCATCCGCATGGGCCTCAGCGTCCTGTTCGCGACAGCGGCGGTCAGCAAGCTCCGCAATCGTCGGGAGTTCTACGCTGCCATGCTCGCATATCAGTTGCTGCCACCGCGCTGGGCAATCAATCTGGCAGACATTTTGCCATGGGCTGAGGGGGTAATTGTCGTCGGATTGATACTGGACATTAACGCAGCGCTACCAGCTGCTGCGAGCCTGCTCCTAATCTACGCACTGGCTATGGCAGTGAATCTCGGTCGGGGCAGACGCGACCTCGACTGCGGCTGTGGCGGCGCTCCGCAGCCGCTAAGCAACTGGCTGGTTGTCCGTAATCTGGTTCTGGCCGGAGGGGCGTTGGCAGCATGGTATTGGCCGGCGGCGATCCTGGCCTGGAATCCGGTTGATGCACTCATTGTCATCAGCGCGGTGGCCTTGTTGACGCTGATCTACATCAGCAGCCACCGGTTTCTGGCCAACCGCAGTGGATCGGATCGGAATTAA
- a CDS encoding DNA-binding protein, giving the protein MQTNLTLADLQADPERLLTDTEAAPFRGGTTATLARDRWANTGIPFLKLGRKVAYRAGDILAWVQTRRVETHQQAA; this is encoded by the coding sequence ATGCAGACGAATCTCACCCTCGCCGACCTTCAAGCTGATCCTGAGCGGTTACTGACAGACACCGAGGCTGCTCCCTTCCGTGGTGGCACTACCGCAACCTTGGCCCGAGACCGTTGGGCCAATACAGGGATACCGTTTCTTAAACTGGGCCGCAAGGTCGCCTACCGTGCTGGTGACATCTTGGCATGGGTTCAGACACGGCGCGTCGAAACTCATCAGCAGGCCGCCTGA
- a CDS encoding site-2 protease family protein, translated as MPGTDTAASIQLLAAAVIPVLFAIALHETAHGWVARYFGDRTAEMLGRLTLNPIKHIDPIGTVAMPLILTLLGLPAFGWAKPVPVVAANMRDPKRNMIAVAAAGPVSNLLMALLWAVVFRAMLGWNEPQLGLRQFLLSMSQIGIQFNVLLAVFNMIPIPPLDGGRVLRGLLPERHGMKLDAAERWGLILVLLLLTFGILGRILLPVMSWFIDLILLLVGV; from the coding sequence ATGCCAGGGACGGACACAGCAGCTTCAATCCAGCTACTCGCGGCTGCAGTCATCCCGGTCCTGTTCGCCATCGCGCTGCATGAAACCGCACATGGCTGGGTGGCCCGTTACTTCGGCGATCGCACGGCGGAGATGCTGGGTCGCCTGACCCTCAATCCCATCAAGCACATCGACCCGATCGGCACCGTCGCGATGCCGCTCATCCTGACCCTGCTGGGTCTGCCGGCATTTGGCTGGGCGAAGCCCGTGCCGGTCGTGGCCGCCAATATGCGCGACCCCAAGCGCAACATGATCGCCGTAGCGGCGGCCGGCCCAGTGAGCAATCTGCTGATGGCGCTGCTCTGGGCTGTGGTGTTCCGCGCAATGCTGGGCTGGAACGAGCCCCAGCTGGGCCTGCGTCAGTTCCTGCTTTCCATGTCACAAATAGGCATACAGTTCAATGTCTTGCTGGCTGTATTTAACATGATTCCCATACCGCCGCTGGATGGCGGGCGCGTGTTGCGTGGCCTGTTGCCCGAACGCCATGGCATGAAGCTCGATGCCGCCGAGCGCTGGGGCCTTATACTTGTGCTGCTGTTGCTGACATTCGGAATTCTTGGTCGAATACTTTTGCCGGTGATGAGCTGGTTTATCGATCTCATCCTGTTGCTCGTGGGCGTTTAA
- a CDS encoding segregation/condensation protein A: protein MTEEEVQVSAPELEPVAEVQAGPAQAEMPFAIVAGEAVTELPQDLYIPPYALEVFLEAFEGPLDLLLYLIRRQNLDILNIPIAEITRQYVQYIELMEELQLELAGEYLLMAAMLAEIKSRMLLPRIGDAEDEESDPRAELVRRLQEYERYKQAATDLDTIPRLERETYQASAEMTERTVVTRLPDLTLKELLLAFRDVLMRAEMLAHHHISREPLSVRQRMSDVLLRVQGTSFVDFMSLFDATEGRMGVTVTFLALLELLKESLIEVVQTEAYAPIHVRAASVRPVLVEGQAEAEAEPAELQG, encoded by the coding sequence ATGACGGAAGAAGAGGTGCAGGTTTCTGCTCCGGAGCTGGAGCCCGTCGCAGAAGTGCAGGCGGGGCCGGCCCAGGCAGAAATGCCGTTTGCCATCGTTGCCGGTGAGGCGGTAACCGAGTTACCCCAGGATCTCTATATCCCGCCCTATGCGCTGGAGGTTTTTCTGGAGGCATTCGAGGGTCCACTCGATCTGCTGCTCTATCTGATTCGCCGGCAGAACCTCGATATCCTCAATATCCCGATCGCGGAAATTACCCGTCAGTACGTTCAGTACATCGAGCTGATGGAGGAGTTGCAGCTGGAGCTGGCCGGTGAATACCTGCTGATGGCGGCCATGCTGGCCGAGATCAAGTCGCGCATGCTGTTGCCGCGTATCGGCGATGCTGAGGATGAGGAGTCGGATCCGCGAGCGGAGCTGGTACGCCGGCTGCAGGAGTACGAGCGCTACAAGCAGGCGGCCACCGATCTGGACACGATCCCTCGCCTGGAGCGTGAGACATACCAGGCCAGTGCGGAGATGACCGAACGCACCGTCGTTACCCGGTTGCCGGACCTGACGCTGAAGGAACTGTTGCTGGCCTTCAGGGACGTGCTGATGCGGGCCGAGATGCTTGCCCATCACCACATCTCACGTGAGCCGCTGTCAGTGCGGCAGCGGATGTCTGACGTTCTGCTGAGGGTGCAGGGCACATCATTCGTGGACTTCATGTCCTTGTTTGATGCGACCGAAGGCCGCATGGGCGTTACGGTGACCTTTCTGGCACTTCTCGAGCTGCTGAAGGAATCGCTGATCGAGGTTGTGCAGACCGAAGCCTATGCGCCAATTCACGTCCGGGCCGCGTCAGTACGCCCCGTTCTTGTCGAGGGGCAGGCCGAGGCGGAGGCAGAACCCGCAGAACTGCAAGGTTGA
- a CDS encoding septation protein A has product MQLFIDFLPIVAFVIAYWLTDIKTAIAVIMVAMTLQVVITYALKRTVSRMLLASAALVVVLGGISLAINNDLVFKWKPTVLNWAFCAVLLVSRYAGDKPMMQRLLESVAKGEIRLLAPDWQRLNLMWAGFFLLSGAANLYVAYNFSEGVWVNFKLFGLLGMTLVFVLLQAFWLSRHGLPTEPGNHTESQ; this is encoded by the coding sequence ATGCAACTCTTTATCGATTTTCTGCCAATCGTCGCTTTCGTCATCGCCTACTGGCTTACCGACATAAAGACAGCGATTGCCGTCATCATGGTCGCCATGACCCTGCAGGTCGTGATCACCTACGCGCTCAAACGCACCGTCAGCCGAATGCTGCTCGCATCTGCGGCGCTCGTTGTCGTGCTCGGCGGGATCAGCCTGGCGATCAATAACGATCTCGTATTCAAGTGGAAACCGACGGTGCTCAACTGGGCCTTTTGCGCCGTCCTGCTGGTCAGCCGCTATGCCGGCGACAAACCGATGATGCAGCGACTGCTTGAATCGGTAGCCAAGGGTGAAATCAGGCTGTTGGCGCCGGACTGGCAGCGACTCAACCTGATGTGGGCCGGCTTTTTCCTGCTCTCCGGTGCGGCGAACCTGTATGTTGCCTACAACTTCTCCGAGGGCGTCTGGGTCAACTTCAAGCTTTTCGGACTGCTCGGCATGACACTGGTCTTTGTATTGCTCCAGGCTTTTTGGCTGAGTCGCCACGGGCTGCCAACAGAACCTGGAAATCATACGGAGAGCCAATGA
- a CDS encoding integrase family protein: protein MAGNLTKTAIERLAAPESGYLLIWDPDLKGFGLRVTANGAKSWILQTRIKGRSRRLTIGRFPGVTPEVARKQAQKLIGQVANDGDPVAERSRRKVASITLEQAFIEYTETRRRKKDGKPLKARTRADMLSAMSEAFEDWKTRPLAGITRDMVQKRYQLRVQASVARTNLAFRYLRAVLNYAIAAYRDSEGRPVLMDNPVRVLSEASKWHGLKAKTSVLSPDDLKTWVPAVLALADTPDRPAGKGKQIPRLRHGEVFRDLLLFLALTGCRRGEAMQLRVQDVDLEGGTLTFPDTKNRQDHRLPLTPYLRKLLEQRIRQGKGKALVFSSPFDGAPTRNLRHALARVRTATGLTFSPHDLRRLTASSLERLAVPVYTIKAVLNHLPGANDVTGGYVQVDEAMKLDALTKLQGFLLGFALKGKKVVPLREAQ, encoded by the coding sequence ATGGCTGGAAACCTCACCAAGACCGCTATAGAACGCCTAGCAGCGCCTGAGAGCGGCTATCTGCTCATCTGGGACCCTGACCTAAAGGGCTTCGGCCTTCGCGTCACCGCCAACGGAGCGAAGTCCTGGATCTTGCAAACCCGTATCAAGGGCCGCTCTCGCCGGTTAACCATTGGGCGCTTCCCCGGTGTGACCCCAGAGGTTGCCCGCAAACAGGCCCAGAAGCTCATTGGACAGGTAGCTAACGATGGCGATCCAGTGGCCGAGAGGTCCCGCCGGAAGGTCGCGAGCATCACCCTAGAGCAGGCATTCATCGAATACACCGAGACCCGGCGGCGGAAGAAAGACGGCAAACCCCTGAAAGCCAGAACCCGCGCCGACATGCTCAGCGCGATGAGTGAAGCTTTCGAGGACTGGAAGACGCGCCCCTTAGCCGGCATTACGCGAGACATGGTGCAGAAGCGCTACCAGCTTCGTGTACAGGCATCGGTAGCCCGAACCAATCTGGCGTTCCGGTATCTGCGGGCGGTTTTGAATTACGCGATTGCTGCGTATAGGGACTCCGAGGGGCGGCCCGTATTGATGGACAACCCCGTGCGTGTTTTATCGGAGGCCAGCAAGTGGCACGGTCTCAAGGCTAAGACTTCGGTGCTGTCGCCCGACGACCTAAAGACTTGGGTACCTGCCGTACTGGCGCTAGCCGATACACCAGACCGCCCAGCCGGTAAGGGCAAGCAGATTCCACGCCTGCGGCATGGTGAAGTTTTCCGGGACCTGTTGCTGTTTCTGGCATTAACCGGGTGTAGACGCGGCGAAGCCATGCAACTCCGCGTTCAGGACGTGGACCTTGAAGGCGGGACTCTGACGTTTCCGGACACCAAGAACCGCCAGGATCACCGCCTGCCCCTCACGCCATATCTCCGCAAACTGCTCGAACAGCGTATCCGTCAGGGCAAAGGTAAGGCGCTGGTGTTCTCCTCCCCTTTCGATGGTGCCCCGACAAGGAACCTGCGTCACGCCCTCGCACGGGTGCGGACAGCGACGGGTCTCACGTTCTCCCCTCACGATCTGCGCCGGTTAACAGCCAGTTCACTTGAGCGCCTAGCGGTACCCGTCTATACGATCAAAGCTGTACTCAACCACCTACCTGGCGCTAATGACGTAACCGGCGGTTACGTGCAGGTTGACGAAGCAATGAAACTGGATGCCCTAACTAAATTGCAGGGCTTTCTCTTAGGCTTTGCACTAAAGGGAAAGAAGGTTGTTCCATTGAGGGAAGCGCAGTGA
- a CDS encoding threonylcarbamoyl-AMP synthase, producing MSQRLQVHPVNPQPRLIRQAAELIRDGSLIVYPTDSGYAFGWHIGNRDAAERLQRIRQTGKDHNFTLVCRDLSEIATYARIENSTYRLLRAHTPGAYTFILRATREVPRRLQNPKQQTVGIRVPDHPVPLALLAELGEPLMSSTLILPDHDLPLADPDEIWEILCSRIDLLIDSGNCGLDPTTVVDLTGDYPQVLRQGSGDASAFA from the coding sequence ATGTCACAGCGCTTACAGGTCCATCCGGTGAATCCCCAGCCCCGGCTGATACGCCAGGCGGCGGAGCTGATTCGCGACGGCAGTCTGATCGTGTATCCGACCGATTCCGGCTATGCCTTCGGCTGGCATATCGGTAACCGTGATGCAGCTGAGCGGCTGCAGCGTATCCGCCAGACCGGCAAGGACCACAATTTCACCTTGGTCTGCCGGGACCTGTCTGAAATTGCCACCTATGCCCGCATCGAGAATTCCACCTACCGTTTGCTGCGTGCCCATACGCCGGGCGCTTATACCTTTATTCTCCGCGCTACGCGGGAGGTTCCTCGGCGACTGCAGAACCCGAAACAGCAAACGGTCGGTATCCGGGTACCGGACCATCCGGTGCCGCTGGCCTTGCTGGCAGAACTCGGCGAGCCGCTGATGAGTTCCACACTGATCCTGCCGGACCATGATCTGCCGCTCGCTGATCCCGATGAGATATGGGAGATACTGTGTAGCCGCATCGACCTGCTCATCGACAGCGGTAACTGCGGGCTTGATCCGACCACCGTCGTGGACCTCACCGGGGACTATCCGCAGGTGCTGCGCCAGGGCAGTGGTGACGCGAGCGCATTTGCCTGA
- a CDS encoding BolA family transcriptional regulator, translating to MNTARIELMHKLLSEALEPDSCEIIDEGHLHIGHEGARGGRGHYRIRIASPRFQGISRIAQHRLVYDALADLMVEEIHAVCVEVVGESKPLGAPTPIRLTE from the coding sequence ATGAATACCGCGCGTATCGAACTCATGCACAAGCTGCTCAGCGAAGCGCTTGAACCCGACTCCTGCGAAATCATCGACGAAGGACACCTGCACATCGGTCACGAGGGGGCACGCGGTGGCCGCGGACACTACCGTATCCGGATCGCCTCCCCGCGATTCCAGGGCATCTCCCGTATCGCCCAACACCGCCTCGTCTACGACGCACTTGCGGACCTGATGGTCGAAGAGATTCATGCGGTGTGTGTTGAGGTGGTTGGAGAATCCAAACCTCTGGGCGCACCCACTCCAATTCGACTAACTGAATAG
- a CDS encoding YciI family protein translates to MLYAISGTDAPDSLNGRKLARTSHLNRVAALRDAGRLVLAGPHPAIDSTEPGECGYTGSLIVAEFPSLDEATAWARADPYMAAGVWCEVTVKPFTQVAP, encoded by the coding sequence ATGCTCTATGCAATCTCGGGCACAGATGCGCCTGACAGCCTCAACGGACGCAAACTCGCGCGCACCTCTCACCTCAATCGCGTCGCAGCGCTTCGCGATGCCGGAAGGCTGGTTCTCGCCGGACCGCATCCGGCAATCGACTCAACCGAACCGGGTGAGTGTGGCTACACTGGCAGCCTGATTGTCGCCGAGTTTCCGAGCCTCGACGAGGCGACCGCATGGGCACGCGCTGACCCCTATATGGCAGCAGGTGTCTGGTGCGAAGTCACGGTCAAACCATTCACGCAGGTCGCACCATGA